A region from the Helcococcus ovis genome encodes:
- a CDS encoding FecCD family ABC transporter permease, giving the protein MKKINPRKFDLVYFLIFAILLLFLIFLSINLGSIKVDLKQLIRGLFFEYDESVSIVYDLRFPRIIISVMAGAGIAVSGVLFQSVLKNPLADPGIIGINSSSSFFAVMIAAFFPKLYLMTPIFASIGGIIAFFIVYLLSWKFSFSPISIVLIGVAISTMFSGLSSAINFATGSSMNGVASIVNGNITMKTWDDVNILIPYIFIGIFLAIFCSKICNLMFLEDKVIRSLGINVSLNRIMISVIATILASSSTAIVGSIGFLGLIVPHISKIFIGEDHRKLIPFSMILGAITFLLADTLGRTIFYPYEIPASVIMGIVGGPFFIFILRKGINYE; this is encoded by the coding sequence ATGAAAAAAATTAATCCTAGAAAATTTGATTTAGTATACTTTCTGATTTTTGCAATTTTATTGTTATTTTTAATATTTTTATCCATTAATTTAGGTAGTATTAAAGTAGATTTAAAACAGTTAATAAGAGGATTATTTTTTGAATATGATGAAAGTGTATCCATTGTTTATGATTTAAGATTTCCAAGAATAATTATTTCAGTAATGGCAGGTGCAGGGATAGCCGTTTCCGGAGTTTTATTTCAATCTGTCTTAAAAAATCCATTAGCTGATCCGGGAATTATAGGAATTAATTCTTCATCAAGTTTTTTCGCTGTAATGATTGCGGCATTTTTTCCGAAATTATATCTAATGACACCTATATTTGCTTCAATAGGAGGTATAATTGCATTTTTTATAGTTTATTTATTATCATGGAAATTTTCATTTAGTCCGATTTCTATTGTTTTAATTGGGGTAGCAATAAGTACAATGTTTTCAGGATTATCATCGGCAATAAATTTTGCGACAGGTTCATCGATGAATGGTGTTGCATCAATTGTAAATGGAAATATAACAATGAAAACATGGGATGATGTAAATATTCTTATTCCATATATATTTATTGGAATATTTCTTGCAATATTTTGTTCGAAAATTTGCAACTTAATGTTTTTAGAAGATAAAGTAATTAGAAGTTTAGGTATAAATGTAAGTCTTAATAGAATAATGATTTCTGTCATAGCAACTATACTTGCTTCATCATCTACTGCAATAGTTGGAAGTATAGGATTTTTAGGGTTGATAGTTCCACATATTTCAAAAATTTTTATTGGAGAAGATCATAGAAAATTAATTCCTTTTTCAATGATACTAGGTGCAATAACATTTTTATTAGCCGATACCTTAGGGAGGACAATATTTTATCCATATGAAATCCCCGCCTCAGTGATTATGGGGATAGTAGGAGGTCCATTCTTTATTTTTATTTTGAGAAAGGGGATAAATTATGAATGA
- a CDS encoding lytic transglycosylase domain-containing protein, whose amino-acid sequence MKVLKRLIIILIILALIIFSGIYFYVYLMINDNHVPYIKYIEKYSEQYKIDKKLVTAVVKVESSFNEKAHSHANAKGLMQLLPETGEWIANRLGEGFKEENLLNPELNIKYGTYYLKYLFDLFKNVDYAIMAYNGGPSNVQKWIDAGILNGNDKNYDKIPIAETKHYIYKVKKQYNLNKKIYDVYYKNNTESKFKKAFKILISLG is encoded by the coding sequence ATGAAAGTACTAAAAAGACTAATAATAATACTTATTATTTTGGCATTGATTATATTTTCTGGTATATACTTTTATGTATATTTAATGATAAATGATAATCATGTGCCGTATATAAAATATATAGAAAAATATTCTGAACAATATAAAATTGATAAAAAGCTTGTAACTGCTGTGGTAAAAGTGGAAAGTTCTTTTAATGAAAAAGCACATTCTCATGCAAATGCTAAAGGCTTGATGCAGTTATTACCTGAAACAGGTGAATGGATTGCAAATAGATTGGGTGAAGGTTTTAAGGAAGAAAATTTATTAAATCCTGAATTAAATATAAAATATGGAACATATTATTTGAAATATTTATTTGATCTATTTAAAAATGTAGACTATGCTATCATGGCATACAATGGGGGACCAAGTAATGTTCAAAAGTGGATAGATGCCGGTATTTTAAATGGAAATGATAAAAATTATGATAAAATACCGATAGCAGAAACAAAACATTATATATATAAAGTAAAAAAACAGTATAATTTAAATAAAAAAATATATGATGTTTATTATAAAAATAATACAGAATCAAAATTTAAAAAAGCGTTTAAAATTTTGATTTCGTTAGGTTAA
- the coaE gene encoding dephospho-CoA kinase (Dephospho-CoA kinase (CoaE) performs the final step in coenzyme A biosynthesis.) — MLRLEIIGMKSKIIGITGSIATGKSKVSNILKSKGYTVFDLDKTAHELMKKGEKNYINILNYFGSEILDENNEIDRCKLGKIVFEDNEKLKELNNLTHPNIFHTILENINLFKEKLIFIDNPLLIELIKNGNFYINYDEIWLIYVPKNIQIERLKSRNKLNDEEAFKKINSQISIDEKIKYADFIIDNSKDEKFLLKQINERLENL, encoded by the coding sequence ATGTTGAGATTGGAAATAATTGGTATGAAGTCTAAAATTATTGGAATAACGGGTTCAATAGCAACCGGAAAATCTAAGGTATCTAATATATTGAAAAGTAAGGGATATACAGTTTTTGATTTAGATAAAACTGCTCATGAATTAATGAAAAAGGGTGAAAAAAATTATATTAATATTTTGAATTATTTTGGGAGTGAAATATTAGATGAGAATAATGAAATTGATAGATGTAAGTTGGGAAAAATTGTTTTTGAAGATAATGAAAAATTAAAGGAATTAAATAATTTGACTCATCCAAATATTTTTCATACAATATTAGAGAATATTAATTTATTTAAAGAAAAATTAATTTTTATTGATAATCCTTTACTTATTGAATTAATTAAAAATGGAAATTTTTATATAAATTATGATGAAATTTGGTTGATTTATGTTCCGAAAAACATTCAGATTGAAAGATTGAAGTCAAGAAACAAATTGAATGACGAGGAAGCATTTAAAAAAATTAATTCACAAATAAGCATTGATGAAAAAATAAAATATGCAGATTTTATTATTGATAATTCTAAAGATGAAAAATTTTTACTTAAACAAATTAATGAAAGATTGGAAAATTTATGA
- a CDS encoding NEAT domain-containing protein, with protein MNNKNYINKELIINCSKRLMAGALAFSLTFTNLPGIAVKSAFASNETSKLTVTKGIAEDFIISKPEVNAKTVTFSVEDKKGESIFNKYWKNIKDLKIDDRSYKVNTDQSYDSKGFILFNNEITVTVPNFYEIFSKNTKHKIEFYFNDGSIAKYEEDGYVKNDDVINYQNIQYDVANEYLIKKVFKTQNYENKELVSINIDNISSKDTKFRESVKKFIFNGNDLTQKLKDNNVFLTSMSYDLYTHDSEVIKLFKEKNEVEIEFNDGSKSVFPNDGNVIKSDIIKNNAQNTLLDKKTKKNKGTPIKDLKNLSNGEYTIGFNALYADGRKGSSMLEGFFDKNIKLVVKDGKYTITMLNTLFAYSLIDFGIENKNNWSSAIKKDYGNTNSAGQYDRATFSMDIDDLTKEHMAGVLVGYMGGLPSQKSNFDKYTKVKIKFANEVYKGWDDFAVIEEEKIARAKSDEILQKKLIANGVDKNKDGKVTPEELMDFEGDINIGSIEINGAIDKGAIYDISLLKNMGPKVKSFKSDSNKFGELPKDLFAKAVNIQEVILSGNNITNIPKELFKNNSKITKLYLSSNKLGQLPEGVFDSLTELKDLSLDNTWLSSIPESLFSKMKKLEILGLQDNKLKNLPDKLFEQNKNINILTLGNNELKTIPKSIGNLEKLNNLSLPNNNLEIIPKEVGNLKLLKEFNASNNNLSELPEQLWANLAKNNAIVRLDGNKFSKLPDQVIKKSGQLQTLDIAFNYLSKTIKYDEDSQKKLGIHPSSVLGYYPQRTSSNLILEAKDGVVTSKYENDKMTILNLLHWKYDGSSYYGGKEVIQGYDEYIKFMDELSSKGKSVINRLEGKNWEITTKLERFRNGNVKEIISSTTKNENDITNKFNDPDMKKGDRYKVTKTIYEYNSSTGNNKVTEISQFVDANVSKEFSNVESEIYEVPVFLKNASSEEASMGNAALNSLARVIKSKKGINIIISLKSLYLKSFDKTGHVTKLGYYPSLEDMKADKNLKDTDVFSTYEENGIKYPKEIIIPLKDMKTKFVGLKIWVDAMDDIAKLSGKKEGPQPAVLVIDWAKSKFISKGNDFNINSSSRNNVKNYNLYNEEYKIPKLSSLKDLYKLRDGKYLVDIKLIKINRKEDSMANGAILPTAILEKNGGDIYITLEFKGMKIGKKVGYLGKLSYYDNFTYDENLKPVGRLLNGEVLEYQSDGKSPKIVRIPLVKSALNDKSGFIPLHVFVDVMEKIGLVSGRKGMGEQDVLLKLNLNTVRNFDKNNRLKSPNTGDSFNVNNHTFLIIASGITFIFIAIRRRKDII; from the coding sequence ATGAATAATAAAAATTACATAAATAAAGAATTAATAATTAATTGCAGTAAAAGATTAATGGCAGGAGCATTAGCTTTTTCGTTAACATTTACAAATTTGCCCGGAATAGCAGTGAAATCAGCTTTTGCATCAAATGAAACTAGTAAGTTAACTGTAACCAAAGGTATTGCAGAGGATTTTATAATTAGTAAACCAGAGGTAAATGCTAAAACAGTTACATTTAGTGTAGAAGATAAAAAAGGTGAATCAATTTTTAATAAATATTGGAAAAATATAAAGGATTTAAAAATAGATGATAGAAGTTATAAAGTAAATACTGATCAATCCTATGATTCAAAAGGATTTATACTATTTAATAATGAGATTACAGTTACTGTCCCAAATTTTTATGAGATATTTTCTAAAAATACTAAACATAAAATAGAATTTTATTTTAATGATGGTTCAATTGCAAAATATGAAGAAGATGGATATGTAAAAAATGATGATGTAATTAATTATCAAAATATTCAATATGATGTTGCAAATGAGTATTTAATAAAAAAAGTTTTTAAGACACAAAATTATGAAAATAAAGAATTAGTTTCTATAAATATAGATAATATTTCATCAAAAGATACTAAATTTAGAGAATCAGTAAAAAAATTTATATTTAATGGAAATGATTTAACCCAAAAATTAAAAGATAATAATGTGTTTTTAACAAGTATGTCTTATGATTTATATACTCACGATTCAGAAGTTATAAAATTATTTAAAGAAAAAAATGAAGTTGAAATAGAATTTAATGATGGAAGTAAGTCTGTATTTCCAAATGATGGAAATGTTATAAAATCTGATATTATCAAAAATAATGCACAAAATACATTGTTAGATAAAAAAACAAAGAAAAATAAGGGAACTCCAATTAAGGACTTAAAAAATTTGTCAAATGGGGAATATACTATCGGATTTAATGCACTTTATGCAGATGGGAGAAAGGGTTCCTCCATGTTAGAGGGATTCTTTGACAAAAATATAAAATTAGTAGTAAAAGATGGTAAATATACAATAACTATGTTAAATACATTGTTTGCATATTCATTAATAGATTTTGGAATTGAAAATAAAAATAATTGGAGTTCTGCTATAAAAAAAGATTATGGCAACACAAATAGTGCCGGACAATATGATAGAGCAACATTTTCTATGGATATTGATGACTTAACAAAGGAACATATGGCAGGTGTACTTGTAGGGTATATGGGCGGTTTACCAAGCCAAAAAAGTAATTTTGACAAATATACTAAAGTTAAAATAAAATTTGCTAATGAAGTGTACAAGGGCTGGGATGATTTTGCAGTTATTGAAGAAGAAAAGATTGCTAGAGCAAAAAGTGATGAGATTTTGCAAAAGAAACTTATAGCAAATGGAGTTGATAAAAATAAAGATGGTAAGGTTACTCCTGAAGAACTAATGGATTTTGAAGGTGATATAAATATAGGTTCCATAGAAATAAACGGAGCAATTGATAAAGGTGCAATTTATGATATATCTTTATTAAAAAATATGGGACCAAAGGTTAAATCATTCAAATCAGACAGTAATAAATTCGGTGAATTACCAAAAGATTTATTTGCAAAAGCTGTTAATATACAAGAAGTAATATTATCAGGTAATAATATTACTAATATTCCGAAAGAATTATTTAAGAATAATTCAAAAATTACTAAGTTATATTTAAGCTCAAATAAGTTGGGGCAATTACCGGAAGGAGTATTTGATAGTTTAACGGAATTAAAGGATTTAAGTTTAGACAATACATGGTTATCAAGTATTCCGGAATCATTATTTTCGAAAATGAAAAAACTTGAAATACTTGGATTACAAGATAACAAGTTAAAAAATTTACCTGATAAGCTTTTTGAACAAAATAAAAATATTAATATATTAACTTTAGGAAATAATGAATTAAAAACTATACCAAAAAGTATAGGAAATCTTGAAAAATTAAATAATTTATCTCTACCAAATAATAATTTAGAAATAATTCCAAAAGAAGTTGGAAACTTAAAATTGTTAAAAGAATTTAATGCAAGCAATAATAATTTAAGTGAATTACCAGAACAACTATGGGCTAATTTAGCTAAAAATAATGCCATAGTTAGATTAGATGGCAATAAATTCAGCAAGTTACCTGATCAAGTTATAAAGAAATCAGGACAACTACAAACATTAGATATAGCATTTAATTATCTAAGTAAAACTATAAAATATGATGAGGATTCACAAAAGAAATTGGGAATACATCCAAGCAGTGTTTTAGGATATTATCCTCAAAGAACATCTTCAAATTTAATTTTGGAAGCTAAAGATGGGGTTGTTACTTCAAAATACGAAAATGATAAGATGACAATTTTAAATTTATTACATTGGAAATATGATGGAAGTTCATATTATGGTGGTAAAGAAGTTATACAAGGATATGATGAATATATTAAATTTATGGATGAATTATCATCAAAAGGTAAAAGTGTAATAAATCGATTAGAGGGTAAAAATTGGGAAATCACAACAAAATTAGAAAGATTTAGAAATGGAAATGTTAAAGAAATCATTAGCAGTACAACAAAAAATGAAAATGATATAACAAATAAATTTAATGATCCTGATATGAAAAAGGGAGATAGGTATAAAGTAACTAAAACTATATATGAGTATAATTCATCAACAGGAAATAATAAAGTAACAGAAATATCTCAATTTGTTGATGCAAATGTTTCTAAAGAATTTAGTAATGTAGAGTCTGAAATTTATGAAGTACCTGTATTTTTAAAAAATGCAAGTAGTGAAGAGGCATCTATGGGTAATGCTGCATTAAATTCGCTTGCAAGAGTAATTAAGAGTAAAAAGGGAATTAATATTATTATTAGTTTGAAGAGCTTATATTTAAAAAGCTTTGATAAAACAGGACATGTTACAAAATTAGGATATTATCCAAGTTTGGAAGATATGAAAGCTGATAAGAATCTTAAGGATACAGATGTATTTTCAACATATGAAGAAAATGGAATAAAATATCCTAAGGAAATTATAATTCCATTGAAGGATATGAAAACTAAATTTGTTGGTTTAAAAATATGGGTTGATGCAATGGATGATATTGCAAAATTATCAGGAAAGAAAGAAGGACCACAACCTGCAGTTTTAGTAATTGATTGGGCTAAATCCAAATTTATTTCTAAGGGAAATGATTTTAATATAAATTCAAGTTCAAGAAATAATGTAAAAAATTATAATCTTTATAACGAAGAATATAAAATTCCAAAATTATCATCACTGAAAGATTTATACAAATTAAGAGATGGTAAGTATTTAGTAGATATAAAATTAATAAAAATCAATAGAAAAGAAGACTCCATGGCAAATGGTGCAATATTGCCTACAGCAATATTAGAAAAAAATGGAGGAGATATTTATATTACACTTGAATTTAAAGGGATGAAAATAGGTAAGAAGGTTGGATATTTGGGAAAATTAAGTTATTATGATAATTTCACATATGATGAAAACTTGAAACCTGTAGGAAGATTATTAAATGGAGAAGTTTTAGAATACCAATCAGATGGGAAATCTCCAAAAATTGTTAGAATTCCTTTAGTGAAATCTGCATTGAATGATAAATCAGGATTCATACCTCTTCATGTATTTGTAGATGTTATGGAAAAAATAGGACTTGTTTCAGGTAGAAAAGGAATGGGTGAGCAAGATGTACTATTGAAATTGAATTTAAATACTGTGAGAAATTTCGATAAAAATAATAGATTAAAATCTCCAAATACTGGCGATAGTTTTAATGTCAATAATCATACATTTTTAATAATAGCAAGTGGAATCACATTTATATTCATTGCTATTAGAAGAAGAAAAGATATTATATAA
- the polA gene encoding DNA polymerase I: protein MEKILLIDGSSLIFRAFYAIRNLSTREGIPTGAVYGFINMYNAAIEKINPDYVLVAFDKSGPTFRTLEYAEYKGNRQKTPDELLTQFGIVKDLLDSYNIKHIAMDEYEADDIIGTVSKLSNKKNIQSYMLTGDRDYFQLVDEMSNVLYTKKGISLLEIYDVEKVKEKYELSPEKLVEVKGLMGDASDNIPGIPGVGEKTAIKLVKEYGNLEAIYENLDKISGKVLSQKLVENREMAFLSRKLGKIFTSVPLNFDIENLRVKEPNRDELYEKYKLLEFNTLTTQFAPKGNERFNFDYKIIGINRIGDVYAHVLKNKKFIFEFIVDGDYLFENAKYIGIKDDKNKILVVDLEKDKDLFVSKFKEIFENQEIQKIGFDLKKQYVQLNKLGIELSDNYIDLMLVSYLINPKGDYSIKDIAFSELEADIKSLDEYLGSGKSRKTINDLEIIYVEEYLSNNLFIIEKTFNKLIEKLENLEMEHLLYDIELPLVKVLGDMEIFGVKVERKEIDKLDIEISARIEDITKKIFDLADGEFNLNSPKQLGEVLFDKLKLPVIKKTKTGYSTNVDVLYKLRSEHEIIPLIEEYRQLSKLKSTYIDGLIPVIKEDGRIHSKFNQTVAVTGRLSSTEPNLQNIPIKTEEGRMIRKAFVAGENKKLVSADYSQIELRVLASLSKDETMIDAFKHNIDIHTKTASEVFGVAIDEVTKLQRSNAKAVNFGIVYGISDYSLSQDLDIPRKEAKSYIDGYLRTYPNIAKYMDKIIEQAKEQGYVDTLFHRIRYIPELKSSNFNVRSFGERIALNTPIQGTAADIIKIAMVNVYNRIKSEKLKSKLILQIHDELIIETSNDEIDIIENILKEEMERAVKLEVDISVDVEIGNNWYEV from the coding sequence TTGGAAAAAATATTATTGATTGATGGATCTAGTTTGATTTTTAGAGCATTTTATGCGATAAGAAATTTATCAACAAGGGAAGGTATACCGACCGGAGCAGTTTATGGATTTATAAATATGTATAATGCTGCGATTGAAAAAATAAATCCTGATTATGTTTTGGTTGCATTTGATAAATCAGGTCCAACATTTAGGACATTGGAATATGCAGAATATAAGGGAAATAGGCAAAAAACTCCTGATGAATTATTGACACAATTTGGAATAGTAAAAGATTTATTAGATTCATATAATATTAAACATATTGCAATGGATGAATATGAAGCTGATGATATTATTGGTACAGTGTCTAAATTATCAAATAAAAAAAATATTCAATCATATATGCTTACTGGGGATAGAGATTATTTCCAATTGGTAGATGAAATGTCTAATGTCTTATATACAAAAAAAGGTATTTCACTTTTAGAGATATATGATGTAGAAAAAGTAAAAGAAAAATATGAATTAAGTCCTGAAAAATTAGTTGAAGTTAAGGGGTTGATGGGAGATGCATCAGATAATATACCCGGTATTCCCGGAGTCGGTGAAAAGACAGCGATTAAATTAGTTAAAGAGTATGGGAATCTTGAAGCAATTTATGAGAATCTAGATAAAATTTCCGGTAAGGTATTATCACAAAAATTGGTTGAAAATAGAGAGATGGCATTTTTATCAAGAAAATTAGGTAAAATATTTACAAGTGTTCCACTAAATTTTGATATTGAAAATTTAAGAGTTAAAGAACCGAATAGAGATGAACTTTATGAAAAATATAAACTATTAGAATTTAATACATTAACAACACAGTTTGCACCTAAGGGCAATGAAAGGTTTAATTTTGATTATAAAATTATTGGAATTAATAGAATTGGCGATGTATATGCACATGTGTTAAAAAATAAAAAGTTTATTTTTGAATTTATAGTAGATGGTGACTATTTATTTGAAAATGCTAAATATATTGGAATTAAAGATGATAAAAATAAAATATTAGTTGTAGATTTAGAAAAAGATAAGGATTTATTTGTCTCAAAATTTAAGGAAATTTTTGAAAATCAGGAAATACAAAAAATTGGATTTGATTTAAAAAAACAATATGTTCAATTAAATAAATTAGGAATAGAATTGAGTGACAACTATATTGATTTGATGTTAGTTAGCTATTTGATTAATCCAAAAGGCGATTATTCTATAAAAGATATTGCATTTTCTGAATTAGAGGCAGATATTAAATCACTTGATGAATATTTAGGAAGTGGTAAGTCCAGAAAAACTATAAATGATTTGGAAATTATTTATGTTGAAGAATACTTATCGAATAATTTATTTATTATAGAAAAGACTTTTAATAAACTAATTGAGAAGTTGGAAAATTTAGAAATGGAGCATTTGCTTTATGACATTGAGCTACCACTGGTAAAAGTTCTTGGAGATATGGAAATATTTGGTGTTAAAGTTGAAAGAAAAGAAATTGATAAGCTAGATATTGAAATTTCAGCAAGAATAGAAGATATAACAAAAAAAATATTTGATTTAGCTGATGGAGAATTTAATTTGAATTCACCAAAACAGTTGGGAGAAGTCCTATTTGACAAGTTGAAATTACCTGTAATTAAAAAGACAAAGACTGGATATTCTACAAATGTAGATGTTTTATATAAATTGAGAAGTGAACATGAAATTATTCCACTGATTGAAGAATATAGACAACTTTCAAAATTGAAGAGCACATATATTGATGGATTGATTCCGGTGATTAAGGAAGATGGAAGAATTCATTCTAAATTTAACCAAACTGTTGCGGTAACAGGAAGACTTAGTTCAACAGAACCGAATTTACAAAATATTCCTATAAAAACAGAAGAAGGAAGAATGATTAGAAAGGCATTTGTTGCAGGTGAAAATAAAAAGCTTGTTTCAGCCGACTATTCTCAAATAGAACTCAGAGTATTGGCTTCATTGTCAAAAGATGAAACAATGATAGATGCATTTAAGCATAATATAGATATTCATACTAAGACTGCATCAGAGGTTTTTGGAGTAGCGATTGATGAGGTTACAAAGTTACAAAGGTCAAATGCCAAAGCTGTCAATTTTGGAATAGTTTATGGAATTTCTGACTATAGTTTATCTCAAGATTTAGACATACCTAGAAAAGAAGCAAAGTCATATATTGATGGATATTTAAGAACATATCCCAATATAGCCAAATATATGGATAAAATAATAGAACAAGCTAAAGAACAGGGATATGTAGATACATTATTTCATAGAATAAGATATATTCCTGAATTAAAAAGTTCTAATTTTAATGTTAGAAGTTTTGGAGAGAGAATAGCATTAAATACTCCAATTCAAGGAACAGCGGCAGATATTATAAAGATTGCGATGGTTAATGTTTATAATAGAATTAAATCTGAAAAGTTGAAATCAAAATTGATATTACAAATTCACGATGAACTTATTATTGAAACATCTAATGATGAAATTGATATAATAGAGAATATTTTAAAAGAAGAAATGGAAAGAGCTGTAAAATTGGAAGTTGATATTTCAGTTGATGTTGAGATTGGAAATAATTGGTATGAAGTCTAA
- a CDS encoding ABC transporter ATP-binding protein, with the protein MNEKKDKIIVQNLSFSYENDLIIDNVNFSIKEGQITTFLGGNGCGKSTLFYLMTKELIPNSGKIFLENKNISDISIKNFAKNVSIVQQLNDVKTSISVENLVSLGRTPHKKLFNINSDEDEKIIDWALRVTSIEKYRKCKLSNLSGGQRQRAWIAMALAQETEVLFLDEPTTFLDIRYQIEILDLIKKINKEFNITIIMVLHDINQAIRYSDKIIGLKKGKIEMEGGPSEVITEENIKKIYGINLKIKEIEGQKYILSI; encoded by the coding sequence ATGAATGAGAAAAAAGATAAAATAATTGTTCAAAATTTAAGTTTTTCATATGAAAATGATTTAATTATTGATAATGTTAATTTTTCTATAAAAGAAGGACAAATCACCACTTTTTTAGGTGGAAATGGATGCGGGAAATCTACTTTATTTTATTTGATGACAAAAGAATTGATACCAAATTCAGGAAAAATTTTTTTAGAAAACAAAAATATTTCAGATATATCTATAAAAAATTTTGCTAAAAATGTTTCAATAGTTCAACAATTAAATGATGTCAAAACATCAATAAGTGTGGAAAATTTAGTTAGTCTAGGAAGAACTCCTCATAAAAAATTATTTAATATTAATTCTGACGAGGATGAAAAAATTATAGATTGGGCATTGAGAGTTACATCTATCGAAAAATATAGAAAATGTAAATTATCAAATTTATCCGGTGGACAAAGACAAAGAGCGTGGATCGCAATGGCATTGGCACAAGAAACGGAAGTTTTATTTTTAGATGAGCCGACAACATTTTTAGATATTAGATATCAAATAGAGATATTGGATTTAATAAAAAAAATTAACAAAGAGTTTAACATAACTATAATCATGGTACTTCATGATATTAATCAGGCAATAAGATATTCAGATAAAATTATCGGATTAAAAAAAGGGAAAATTGAGATGGAAGGAGGACCAAGTGAAGTTATAACTGAAGAAAATATTAAAAAAATATATGGCATTAATTTAAAAATAAAGGAAATAGAAGGACAAAAATACATATTAAGCATTTAG
- a CDS encoding NUDIX hydrolase has product MEIFDLYDINRRKTKRTMIRGKKTPKNFYRTIIHVCIFNSKNEMLIQQRQKTKRGWANLWDFSVSGSVKKGETSQIAARREVNEELGIDLDFRGVRPDFTINFKQGFDDFYTFMEEIDIKDVVIQEEEVQDCKWATKEEIYKLIDENKFIPYTKSLIEMLYFTKEKRGIHTNSKAFDNGKKVRNFNRNNNSHYYSKNKF; this is encoded by the coding sequence ATGGAAATATTTGATTTATATGATATTAATAGAAGAAAAACAAAAAGAACCATGATTAGGGGGAAAAAGACTCCAAAAAATTTCTATAGAACGATTATTCATGTATGTATTTTCAATTCTAAAAATGAAATGTTAATTCAACAAAGACAAAAAACAAAACGTGGTTGGGCAAATTTATGGGATTTTAGTGTTAGTGGAAGTGTTAAAAAAGGAGAAACATCCCAAATAGCTGCAAGAAGAGAAGTAAATGAAGAATTAGGCATTGATCTTGATTTTAGAGGAGTTAGACCTGATTTTACAATTAATTTTAAACAAGGATTTGACGATTTTTACACATTTATGGAAGAAATAGATATAAAAGATGTTGTTATTCAAGAAGAAGAAGTTCAGGACTGCAAGTGGGCAACAAAAGAGGAAATTTATAAACTAATTGATGAAAATAAATTTATTCCCTATACAAAATCATTAATTGAAATGCTTTATTTTACTAAAGAAAAACGAGGCATTCACACAAATAGTAAAGCGTTTGATAATGGTAAAAAGGTTAGAAATTTTAATAGAAATAATAATTCTCATTATTATTCTAAGAATAAATTTTAA